TTACGTGgcgaaaaaatttcaaaattttgtgctatatgataaaattattgCTTGCTATGCTATgtcatgaaaaaatttcaaaatatcatgcTGAATGGTGAAATTAATACGATATGTGGTAtgtaatgaaaattttcaaaatatcgtcaTATATGGTGATATTAATCCTAAATTAAATCTTGTTTTTAGGTTGTCTGAGATCCACCAAAACACAAGAAGACAGTAACAGAACTCTTCTCTAGGCAATCATATGGCTTATTCGAATTGGCCCTACTCCAGTTTTGTCACCATCATTTGTATACTTTCTGGTCTTGATATTCAATCTCTTGCTAGCACATCACAAACCCAACTTGTTCTTGTCCATAGTTGGGGCCTCTTTTTCTGGAAGGATTTGAAATTTACTTGCACCCTTCATAGGAATAGGCACAAATGAAATGCCATTCTCTCACCTTCCCGTCAATCTCACCTTTATCTGGTTATCTCTGTTCTTTCATAAACAGGAGCTCTTATCATTACCACGCCACCTTTTACCAGTAAGAGCATGATCAttgtcctttcttttctttaaggCACAGGCTCCTTCTCTTATTGGAACCTTGTTCTCGAGGAGGAATAGTCCCTGATTTGAAGATTACCTTAATAAATCAACTTGGAAAATTAGCTGCCTCTTTCGCTGGGAATAGGTATATgggatttcttgatttctagTCCAATCCGTGCAATGGGAATGCCGAGAGGAGAAGCTGAGTTGTTCATTCTGGCCCTTCTATGGCTGCTTACTTCTGCAAGTGCCCTGCTTTCTCCTAAAGGAGTGAACTTTGAAGGTAACAGCTGAAGGTTTCCCGGTTTCATATTTCTGCATGGCTGTTCATTCTAAGGCACTGCCAGATATATGAATCTGAGCCATTTTATAAATTCTCAGTGcaagcattgatgagcataaAGGCTTCCCTAATGGACCCTCATAACGTGCTTGAGAATTGGGATGGTGACTCTGTTGATCCATGTAGTTGGACCATGGTCACTTGTTCCCTCGACAGCCTTGTCATTGGACTGTAAGtcatctcctctcctctctctctctctctctctctctctctctcggtctATGCGGGCTGGATTCCttcatttttaacaaaaagaaGAATTGCAAGTTTTTGTGTTCTGAAGCTGAAAATGGTACTGTGCTGCAGGGGAACCCCAAGCCAAAACTTGTCTGGCACTCTCTCCCCAAGCATAGGCAACTTAACAAATCTTCAGATTGTGTAAGCTTGGAATCTTCCGATTTCAATTCAATAGCTttgatatatttgataaatcaGATTTTAAGTTCTAATATCGAGTAATTGCACGAGTGTGCAGGCTCTTGCAGAGCAACAATATCAGAGGGCCGCTACCTTTAGAGCTCGGGAAGCTCTCAAAACTCAAAACGCTTGATCTTTCGGGTAATTTATTTACCGGGGAAGTTCCCTCTTCATTGAGTCACTTGACAAACCTCCGATACTTGTAGGTATTTGTTTTGTGATTATAGAACCTAACCCATTTAAGACACTAAACTTGCACCACGCCTCAATTTGATTAAGGTAgttcattttcttctcttgATTCAGGAAGCTTAACAACAACAGTCTTTCTGGGGCTTTTCCGAGCTTGTTAGCGGACATGTCCCAACTCGACCTTCTGTTAGTCTTTCTTATATTTCCTATATAAATCTTGttgcttttttctttctttctttcttctttttattttttattttttgagacAACCTTATGAGGAACCTCATGCTTATGTTTTCGTGCTGTGCTTGTTCCAGAGATCTATCTTACAATAATCTGAGTGGTTCAGTATCCAAAATTCTTTCCAAGTCATTCAAGTAGAGCCCTCACTTTTCCCTCCTCTACAAAAGACTGcaatttgaaatattcttcttcaaaaaaatttatcccttcttcttctacaGTATCTTAGGCAACCCTCAGATATGCCAAACAGGTTCCAAACCTGATTGCTTTGCAACGCAGCTAAAGCCTTTGTCGATGCACTTGAACACCTCAGAGAGTAAGATGCTCAGTgtcctcctttttctttccttattTTCAGTTGGCAAGTTCGTTTCCTTATTAGGAGCTTGTGTGCATATCAAATTATTCTGACTTCAACTGTTTGCTCTTAAGCTCCTTCTTTGGAGAGAAAGCCCAGAAGTCAAAGACTAGCGCTTGCCTTGGGATTGAGCTTTGGCTGTCTCTCTCTGATTATTCTTGGATTCGGACTACTTCAGTGGTTGAGGAGGCAGCTCAGCCAGCAGCTCTTCTTTGATGTAAACGGTTTGTACTGTGTAATTAAGATGCATTTACTCATTATAGATTATgttgaaaattaaaacaaagaGAACTTCAAAACTGTTAGGTGGATATCACGACGAAACCTCCCTTGGAAACTTGAGAAGGTTCCATTTCAAGGAACTGCAGATTGCAACTAATAACTTCAGCAGCAAGAGGATAATAGGAAAGGGTGGATTTGGAAATGTTTATAGAGGAATTCTTCTGGACGGGTCAGTGGTAGCTGTGAAGAGGCTTTTGGATGGTAATGCCAAAGGAGGAGAGATCCAATTCCAAACCGAGGTCGAGATGATCAGCCTAGCAGTTCACCGGAACCTCCTCAAGTTGTACGGATTCTGCATCACTCCCACAGAGAAGCTCCTGGTTTACCCGTTTATGCCCAATGGAAGCGTCGCTTCACGTCTCAAAGGTAGAAAAGCAAAAGTCCTCATATCTTTAGCT
The sequence above is drawn from the Punica granatum isolate Tunisia-2019 chromosome 5, ASM765513v2, whole genome shotgun sequence genome and encodes:
- the LOC116208206 gene encoding protein NSP-INTERACTING KINASE 1-like isoform X4; the encoded protein is MGMPRGEAELFILALLWLLTSASALLSPKGVNFEVQALMSIKASLMDPHNVLENWDGDSVDPCSWTMVTCSLDSLVIGLGTPSQNLSGTLSPSIGNLTNLQIVLLQSNNIRGPLPLELGKLSKLKTLDLSGNLFTGEVPSSLSHLTNLRYLKLNNNSLSGAFPSLLADMSQLDLLDLSYNNLSGSVSKILSKSFNILGNPQICQTGSKPDCFATQLKPLSMHLNTSETPSLERKPRSQRLALALGLSFGCLSLIILGFGLLQWLRRQLSQQLFFDVNGGYHDETSLGNLRRFHFKELQIATNNFSSKRIIGKGGFGNVYRGILLDGSVVAVKRLLDGNAKGGEIQFQTEVEMISLAVHRNLLKLYGFCITPTEKLLVYPFMPNGSVASRLKEKPVLDWGTRKRIALGTARGLLYLHEQCDPKIIHRDVKAANVLLDEYYEAVVGDFGLAKLLDHQDSHVTTAVRGTVGHIAPEYLSTGQSSEKTDVFGFGILLLELVTGQRAVEFGKAACQKGAMLDSKKLKSYGKYEN
- the LOC116208206 gene encoding protein NSP-INTERACTING KINASE 1-like isoform X2, whose protein sequence is MGMPRGEAELFILALLWLLTSASALLSPKGVNFEVQALMSIKASLMDPHNVLENWDGDSVDPCSWTMVTCSLDSLVIGLGTPSQNLSGTLSPSIGNLTNLQIVLLQSNNIRGPLPLELGKLSKLKTLDLSGNLFTGEVPSSLSHLTNLRYLKLNNNSLSGAFPSLLADMSQLDLLDLSYNNLSGSVSKILSKSFNILGNPQICQTGSKPDCFATQLKPLSMHLNTSETPSLERKPRSQRLALALGLSFGCLSLIILGFGLLQWLRRQLSQQLFFDVNGGYHDETSLGNLRRFHFKELQIATNNFSSKRIIGKGGFGNVYRGILLDGSVVAVKRLLDGNAKGGEIQFQTEVEMISLAVHRNLLKLYGFCITPTEKLLVYPFMPNGSVASRLKEKPVLDWGTRKRIALGTARGLLYLHEQCDPKIIHRDVKAANVLLDEYYEAVVGDFGLAKLLDHQDSHVTTAVRGTVGHIAPEYLSTGQSSEKTDVFGFGILLLELVTGQRAVEFGKAACQKGAMLDSRREGAPLVCVSRKRLITGEEDTSRKETRNARGRGPWEQL
- the LOC116208206 gene encoding protein NSP-INTERACTING KINASE 1-like isoform X5; amino-acid sequence: MGMPRGEAELFILALLWLLTSASALLSPKGVNFEVQALMSIKASLMDPHNVLENWDGDSVDPCSWTMVTCSLDSLVIGLGTPSQNLSGTLSPSIGNLTNLQIVLLQSNNIRGPLPLELGKLSKLKTLDLSGNLFTGEVPSSLSHLTNLRYLKLNNNSLSGAFPSLLADMSQLDLLDLSYNNLSGSVSKILSKSFNILGNPQICQTGSKPDCFATQLKPLSMHLNTSETPSLERKPRSQRLALALGLSFGCLSLIILGFGLLQWLRRQLSQQLFFDVNGGYHDETSLGNLRRFHFKELQIATNNFSSKRIIGKGGFGNVYRGILLDGSVVAVKRLLDGNAKGGEIQFQTEVEMISLAVHRNLLKLYGFCITPTEKLLVYPFMPNGSVASRLKEKPVLDWGTRKRIALGTARGLLYLHEQCDPKIIHRDVKAANVLLDEYYEAVVGDFGLAKLLDHQDSHVTTAVRGTVGHIAPEYLSTGQSSEKTDVFGFGILLLELVTGQRAVEFGKAACQKGAMLDSAKKIHQEKKLEMLVDEDLGNNYDAIELEEIVRVALLCMQYHPGNRPKMSEVVRMLEGDGVAERWEASQRAQVMTQKERTSCKLSSSEQYSDIMDDSSFLAQAMELSGPR
- the LOC116208206 gene encoding protein NSP-INTERACTING KINASE 1-like isoform X1 → MGMPRGEAELFILALLWLLTSASALLSPKGVNFEVQALMSIKASLMDPHNVLENWDGDSVDPCSWTMVTCSLDSLVIGLGTPSQNLSGTLSPSIGNLTNLQIVLLQSNNIRGPLPLELGKLSKLKTLDLSGNLFTGEVPSSLSHLTNLRYLKLNNNSLSGAFPSLLADMSQLDLLDLSYNNLSGSVSKILSKSFNILGNPQICQTGSKPDCFATQLKPLSMHLNTSETPSLERKPRSQRLALALGLSFGCLSLIILGFGLLQWLRRQLSQQLFFDVNGGYHDETSLGNLRRFHFKELQIATNNFSSKRIIGKGGFGNVYRGILLDGSVVAVKRLLDGNAKGGEIQFQTEVEMISLAVHRNLLKLYGFCITPTEKLLVYPFMPNGSVASRLKEKPVLDWGTRKRIALGTARGLLYLHEQCDPKIIHRDVKAANVLLDEYYEAVVGDFGLAKLLDHQDSHVTTAVRGTVGHIAPEYLSTGQSSEKTDVFGFGILLLELVTGQRAVEFGKAACQKGAMLDSYHPGNRPKMSEVVRMLEGDGVAERWEASQRAQVMTQKERTSCKLSSSEQYSDIMDDSSFLAQAMELSGPR
- the LOC116208206 gene encoding protein NSP-INTERACTING KINASE 1-like isoform X3 yields the protein MGMPRGEAELFILALLWLLTSASALLSPKGVNFEVQALMSIKASLMDPHNVLENWDGDSVDPCSWTMVTCSLDSLVIGLGTPSQNLSGTLSPSIGNLTNLQIVLLQSNNIRGPLPLELGKLSKLKTLDLSGNLFTGEVPSSLSHLTNLRYLKLNNNSLSGAFPSLLADMSQLDLLDLSYNNLSGSVSKILSKSFNILGNPQICQTGSKPDCFATQLKPLSMHLNTSETPSLERKPRSQRLALALGLSFGCLSLIILGFGLLQWLRRQLSQQLFFDVNGGYHDETSLGNLRRFHFKELQIATNNFSSKRIIGKGGFGNVYRGILLDGSVVAVKRLLDGNAKGGEIQFQTEVEMISLAVHRNLLKLYGFCITPTEKLLVYPFMPNGSVASRLKEKPVLDWGTRKRIALGTARGLLYLHEQCDPKIIHRDVKAANVLLDEYYEAVVGDFGLAKLLDHQDSHVTTAVRGTVGHIAPEYLSTGQSSEKTDVFGFGILLLELVTGQRAVEFGKAACQKGAMLDSFQKKLKSYGKYEN